The proteins below are encoded in one region of Sphingobacterium sp. R2:
- a CDS encoding polysaccharide lyase produces the protein MLHKITLTALLSLITSIAFCQYPKIPEDVKKNTDELMRKATKQSDEAWQKALPVIEEYAKQGKPYIPWAGRPDDLPQAKILAFPEAEGGGKFTFGGRGGKVYVVTSLEDNGPGSLREACEKGGPRIIVFNVSGIIRLKTPLIIRAPYVTIAGQSAPGDGVCVAGESVWINTHDVLIRHMRFRRGETYVGRRDDAIGGNPVGNIMIDHVSASWGLDENMSMYRHMYNDSTGKAEEKRGTVNITIQNSIFSEALDTWNHAFGSTLGGENCTFMRNLWANNAARNPSIGWNGLFNFYNNVVYNWVHRSIDGGDYQATYNIVNNYFKPGPATPLGQPVSYRILKPESGRSKLPYVVFGRAHVKGNIVEGNAKVTSNNWDGGIQLENKKGDAMTYEEAQPYFAAMSAKEAFPHANFPVMTAQETYGYVLDHAGATLPKRDPVDTRVIGDVKNGKPVKLLSNVKLPEKDFEHRRLPKDSYKIGIITDISQVGGYPVYKGTPYKDSDNDGIPDAVEKEMGLNPNDPSDSAKITESGYANIEIYLNKLAAK, from the coding sequence ATGTTACATAAAATAACGCTGACAGCATTGTTGAGTCTCATTACATCAATCGCATTTTGTCAGTATCCCAAAATTCCAGAAGACGTTAAGAAGAATACAGATGAGCTGATGCGTAAAGCGACCAAACAATCGGATGAAGCTTGGCAAAAAGCCCTGCCTGTCATAGAAGAATACGCAAAACAAGGTAAACCTTATATTCCATGGGCAGGACGGCCTGATGATCTCCCACAAGCTAAGATTTTGGCTTTCCCAGAAGCTGAAGGTGGCGGTAAATTCACCTTTGGTGGCCGTGGCGGTAAAGTGTATGTGGTCACAAGCTTAGAAGACAATGGCCCCGGCTCATTACGGGAAGCTTGCGAAAAAGGCGGCCCACGTATTATTGTATTTAACGTTTCAGGCATTATTCGTTTAAAGACCCCCTTAATTATTCGTGCTCCTTATGTGACCATTGCAGGACAGTCTGCTCCGGGCGATGGTGTGTGCGTAGCTGGTGAATCTGTTTGGATCAATACACACGATGTCTTGATTCGTCATATGCGATTTAGACGCGGTGAAACTTATGTCGGACGTCGAGACGATGCGATCGGTGGTAATCCGGTAGGAAATATTATGATAGACCACGTGTCGGCAAGTTGGGGATTGGATGAAAATATGTCCATGTACCGTCATATGTATAATGATAGCACCGGTAAAGCAGAAGAAAAACGTGGTACCGTAAATATTACCATTCAAAATTCTATTTTCTCAGAAGCACTGGATACATGGAACCATGCGTTTGGGAGTACTTTAGGTGGAGAGAATTGTACCTTTATGCGCAATCTCTGGGCGAATAACGCAGCCCGTAACCCATCTATTGGTTGGAATGGTTTGTTCAACTTTTACAATAATGTTGTCTACAACTGGGTGCACCGCTCAATTGATGGTGGTGATTACCAAGCGACATACAATATTGTCAACAATTACTTTAAGCCAGGCCCTGCAACTCCGTTGGGTCAACCGGTCAGCTACCGTATTTTAAAACCTGAATCAGGTAGAAGTAAATTGCCTTATGTGGTGTTTGGTCGTGCGCATGTTAAAGGCAATATTGTGGAAGGCAATGCGAAAGTAACTTCAAATAACTGGGATGGGGGAATACAGTTGGAAAATAAAAAAGGCGATGCGATGACTTACGAAGAAGCTCAACCATACTTTGCGGCAATGAGTGCCAAGGAAGCTTTTCCGCATGCTAATTTCCCAGTGATGACTGCACAAGAGACCTATGGTTATGTACTTGATCACGCAGGTGCAACCTTACCAAAAAGAGATCCTGTCGATACACGTGTTATTGGTGATGTGAAAAATGGTAAACCGGTGAAGTTATTAAGCAACGTGAAGCTGCCTGAAAAAGATTTTGAACATAGACGATTACCAAAAGACTCCTATAAGATTGGCATTATTACGGATATTTCCCAAGTAGGCGGTTATCCCGTCTACAAAGGTACACCATATAAGGATTCGGACAATGATGGTATTCCGGATGCGGTAGAAAAAGAAATGGGATTGAATCCAAATGATCCAAGTGATTCAGCAAAAATTACCGAATCAGGTTACGCAAACATCGAAATATATCTTAATAAACTCGCTGCAAAGTAA